CTTTTACGATCTCTTCGTTTCTTGCATAAACGATATATCTTTCTCCATCTTTTTTAACACTCTCGACGTTTTCTATCTTGTTCAATTCATCTACATTCAGATCATTTGCTTTGAATACAACCTTTAACTGCATGTTGCTGGCTTTTATGAGACCGTTCACCGTGCCAAGTGCTTTTACTTTCCCCGATTTTATGAAACAAATTCTGTCACATAGATTCTCGGCTTCTTCCATGTAATGAGTTGTCATGAAGACGGTTTTGCCTTTCTTTTTTAACTTTTTTATCATTTCCCATACGTTTCTTCTTGCCTGAGGGTCTAATCCCGTCGTGATCTCGTCAAGAAATACTATCTTAGGATCCGGTATCAATGCCAAAACTATTGACACGGCTTGCTTTTGACCTCCTGAAAGTTTTGAAATGTAAGAATCTTTCTTTTCGTAAAGTCCAAAATCTTTAAGCAAGAGCTCGTACGAAAGCGTTTTGCTGTAAAGCGTTGAAAAAAGTTGGCATATCTCCCACACCTTTATCTTGTCTTGATACGACGTTTCTTGAAGCTGCACTCCTATCATGTTGTACAACTTTTTTCGATCCTTCAAAGGATTTAAGCCAAGCACTTCCACACTCCCTGAATCTGGTTTCCTCAATCCTTCAATGCACTCAATGGTTGTGGTTTTGCCAGCACCGTTCGGACCTATGATTC
This genomic interval from Mesoaciditoga lauensis cd-1655R = DSM 25116 contains the following:
- a CDS encoding ABC transporter ATP-binding protein — translated: MVIKVENLVKKYKDITAVNDVSFSVEEGEIFGIIGPNGAGKTTTIECIEGLRKPDSGSVEVLGLNPLKDRKKLYNMIGVQLQETSYQDKIKVWEICQLFSTLYSKTLSYELLLKDFGLYEKKDSYISKLSGGQKQAVSIVLALIPDPKIVFLDEITTGLDPQARRNVWEMIKKLKKKGKTVFMTTHYMEEAENLCDRICFIKSGKVKALGTVNGLIKASNMQLKVVFKANDLNVDELNKIENVESVKKDGERYIVYARNEEIVKDVMNYLTGKKIEFREFSIVKPNLEDVYLNIVKEPLEVEK